From the genome of Labedella gwakjiensis:
AGACCGAGTCGTTGTTGCGCCAGGCGGTGCTGCGCGCGGCGACGTCGTTCGGCGCCGATCTCGTCGTGAACGCGCTCATGGTGCCGGTGCCGTCGGACGACGTGATCGTGGCGGAACGTCTCGTCGCCATGGCGGACGCTCGACCGCCGATCACGACGGGCGAAGTCCTCCACCTCTCCGACGTGGTGGACCAATCGATCGGCGAGGCGCTGCTCGAACGCAGTCTCTGACGCCGAGACGACCGCTCAGCCGATGATCGGACGTTCCTCCGGCACGTCGTAGAGCAGGTTCCGCTGTCGCACTGCCAGTGCGGCGGCGAGGCCGGCCGGTCCGATACGGCCGGCGACCATCAATGCGCTCAGGACGTACTTGCCGAACGGCGGCAGCTCCTCGCTGAGCCCGACGGACAGACCGCAGGTGGCGAAGGCCGAGATCACCTCGAAGAGGATGCGGTCGAGCGGCGTGTCCGTCACGAGCATGAGGAGCGCGGTCGCCGTGAGAACAAGGGTCGCCCCGAGGAACGTCACGCTGATGGCGAGACGGAGCGTTCCGTCCGGGATCGTCCGGTTCGCGACACGGACGTGACGGTCGCCTCGCGCCTCCGCGATGATCGCCAGGAAGAGCACGGCGATCGTCGCGACCTTGATACCGCCGGCCGTCGAGGCCGAGCCTCCGCCGACGAACATCAAGGCGTCCGTGGCGAGAAGAGTGGCCGGGTGCGATGCACCGGTGTCGGTGAGCGCGAATCCTCCCGAGCGCATCATCACGGAGGCGAAGAGCGAGTGGAAGACCTTGTCCCCCACGCTCATGTCACCCACCGTGTCGTCATTCGACCATTCGAGCACTCCCCAGATGAGCGCACCCACCACGAGGAGGATGGTCGTCACGGACAAGGTGAGCTTCGTGTGGAGAGTCCATCGCACTCGATTGAACCGATGCGTGATGATCGTGAGGAACACGGGGAACCCGAAGCTGCCGACGAAGACTCCGACCATGATCGGCGTGAGGATCCACGGGTCCGAACCGTATGCGGCCAGGCCGCCGACATTGGAGGCGAATCCGGCGTTGTTGAAGGCGGAGACGGAGTAGAAGACCCCGTGCCAGAGTCCTTCCCACCAGGTGTCGTCCACCATCATGAATCGCGGCACGAGCACCACGGCGAGTGCCGCCTCGATGGCCAGAGTGGTCAGGACGACGATCCGCAGCAGGCTGCCGACTTCGCCGAGACCGGAGGATCCGATGCTCTGCTGCGCGAAGACTTTGCTCTTCACCCCGAGTCGCCGACTCACCGCTCGAGCGAGGAGGAGGGCGATCGTGACGATGCCGAGCCCGCCGGTCTGGATGGCGGCGAGGATGATGACCTGGCCGAGGAAGGACCAGTGCGTCGCGGTATCGACCGTCACGAGCCCCGTCACCGTGACGGCGGACACCGCGGTGAACATCGCATCGTGCAACGGGGTGGACCGTCCATCGGCCGCCGCTGCAGGCATCGTGAGGAGGGCGGTGAACACCCCGGCGGCGAGGACGAACACGAGGGCAGCTGTCCGTGCCGGTGTGCGTTTCGCCGCATCGCCGATCCACGAACTCGTCCGGTGTGCGACCGATCGGGGCCGGATGTCGAGGGGCGGTCTCGCGGTTCGGCCTGTCGACGATCTCATGGGTCCGCTTCTTCCGATGGCGCGTTGGGAGTCACGCCGACCAGACTTCCCGGCTCACCTCGAGCAAGCATAGGTCAGCGCGGCGCCCCGCGATACGCGAGGTGCCACGTCGAGATCGGGCGCTCAGTGACGCGCCGCATCCTCCTCGACGACGGTGGGCCGCTCCGTCGTCTTCCGGTAGATCGCACTGCGTCGGCCGAGGATGATCCCCCCGATGGTCGCGGCCAGCAGCGAACCGGCGAGCACGCCGACCTTCACGGTGGCGTCCTCGGCCGTGCCGACCCCGAAGGAGAGCTCGCCTACCAGGAGCGAGACGGTGAAGCCGATACCCGCCACGAACGAGACACCGAGGACGTCGATCCAGGCGATCGAACGATCGAGGGTGATGCCGCGCACCCGCGTGATGAGGAAGGTCGCGCCGGTGATGCCGATGGCCTTGCCGAGGACGAGCCCGGCGATGACTCCGAGCGCGATCGTGTCGGTGAGCGACTCGACGAGTCCCGACACCCCACCGACGGCGACGCCGGCGGAGAAGAAGGCGAACACGGGCACGGCGACGCCCGTTGACACGGTGCTCCACCGGTCCGCGAAGCGTGCGGCGAGGCCCTCGTAGACGGGGGCACCGTCGGAGTCGGTACCGACACGAACGCGGGCCCGTTTCGTGGCGACGACCGGCACGACGAAGCCGAGGAGGACTCCCGCGACCGTCGCATGGATGCCGGCCGCGTGAACGAGTGTCCAGGTCGCGAAGGCGAGCGGGAGGAGGAGCCACCACGAGCGGATCCCGCGCTGGACCGCGATCGCGAAGAGCGCGAGGGGGATGAGGGCGAGCCCCAGCGGGAGGAACGAGAGGTCGTCGGTGTAGAACACCGCGATGATCGTAATCGCCAGGAGGTCGTCCACGACGGCGAGCGTCAGCAGGAACGTGCGCAGGGCCGGGGGGAGGAACTTCCCGACGACCGCGATGACGGCGACCGCGAACGCGATGTCGGTCGCCGCCGGGATGGCCCACCCCCGGAGAGCGTCCGGGCCCGCGTTGAGGTTGATGATCGTGAAGATGACGGCGGGCACCACCACCCCGCCCACCGCTGCGGCGATCGGTACGGCGGCGCTCCGCGGGTTGCGGAGCTTTCCGAGGACGAACTCCTCCTTCAATTCGAGCCCGACCACGAAGAAGAAGATGGCCAGCAGCCCGTCGGCCGCCCACGAGGCGACGCTCAGGTCGAGGTGGAGCGCTTCCGGTCCGAACGTGAACTCACGGAGGGCCTGATAACCGGGGGCAGCTGGACTGTTCGCGAGGACGAGGGCGAGGACGGTCGCTCCGAGGAGGAGCACGCCACCGACAGCGTCCTGTTTCAGTGTCTGGTGGAGTCCGCGCCAGAGAGACGGGCGGGCTTGCCTTGAGACAGGCGTAGGGGAAGAAGCAGGCGCGGGGGCAGAAGGCATGACGGACCGTTCGATCGGAGGGGATGTCGTTCGAGAGCGCCCCGGTTCCGTGATCGGCGGGGCGTCAGGCGCGTGGGGGCGGGCAGCCGGCGATCTCGCCGTGCGCGTTCGTTCCCCAGGAACTCATCCAGCCGTTCGTGCCGCTCGCTCGCTTCGTCAGCAGCCGTCGCTTGTGCACCGCGGTCGCTCGACGGGCTCGCGAGCGAGTCAGGCGGGCACAGGGATACGGCACGCGACGAGTCTACGGACTGATCCTGAGCAGACGCCGGTTGACCCCGGCTCGCACCACCTCTGCAGCTCCGTCGCGCTCAGGTCCTCACGGCCGGGTCCGGATCCGCCAGGCGGCTTCGGCGCCCCCGCCGTCAGGAACGACCCACGCCGGGATCCACGACCTTCGTGAGCGCTCAACTGCGGCACCTCGGCCGAGCCTAGAAGGCGGTGCTGGGCAGATCCTTCTCGCCATCGACGATCGCGGTGACGATCCGCGCTGCGACCTGGTCCGGGTCCAGGGCCGCTCCGAATCGCGGCGCCGTCCCGGCGATCGGGTGCTCGGACAGCGTGGTGCCCGTGTGGCCCGGGCGGGCGTCCAGGATTCGGATGCCCGACCGGCGATACTCGCGCGCCGCGGCGACGACGAAGGCCGCGAGCCCGGCCTTCGACGCCGAGTACGCGGCCAGACCGGCGACGGGCGTCTCGGCGACGACACCGCTGAGAGTCACAACGAAGGGCTCCCGGCCGTCCTGTGCCGAGGCCGCGAGGTAGGACTGGCTCTGGGCGATGAGCTGGATCGCACTCGTCGTGTTCACAGCGAACAGTTCGTCCACCGTGGTGGTCTCGAGCTCGGATGCCGCTCCGAAGGCGACGACCCCGGACGCGACCACGAGCCCGTCGAGCCGACCGTGCTGCGTATGCGTGGTCTCCAGCACCTCCCGAATCACAGAGGGTTCCCGCAGATCGTGCCCAGCAGACCTCGACGATCGGGCGACGACGGCGCCGTTGCTCTCCAGCTGATCGGCGATCCGCGAGCCGAGCCCGCCGGTGGCACCCACAACGAGGACAACCGCACCCTGAAGATTCGTCATGGGGGGATCGTAGATCACGTGGGGCCGCGGACCCAGCCCGACTCATGACAAAGACTGCCCCACCTGCCGAAGCAGATGGGGCAGTCTCGAGATCCGGCGAGCTACACGTTGAAGCGGAACTCCACGACGTCGCCGTCCTGCATGGTGTAGTCCTTGCCCTCCATGCGGGCTTTGCCCTTGGAGCGGGCCTCGGCGACGGAGCCGGTCTCGACGAGGTCTTCGAACGAGATGACCTCGGCCTTGATGAAGCCCTTCTCGAAGTCGGTGTGGATGACGCCGGCCGCCTGGGGCGCCTTGGCGCCCTTCGGGATGGTCCAGGCGCGCGACTCCTTCGGACCGGCCGTGAGGTAGGTCTGCAGGCCGAGGGTCTCGAAGCCCACGCGGGCGAGCTGGTCGAGGCCCGACTCGTCTTGACCGGTCGACGCGAGCAGCTCTGCGGCGTCCTCCGGGTCGAGGTCGATGAGCTCCGACTCGATCTTCGCGTCGAGGAACACGGCGTTCGCAGGGGCGACGAGGGCGGCGAGGTCGGCCTTCTTGGACTCGTCGGTGAGGATCGACTCGTCCACGTTGAACACGAAGATGAACGGCTTGGCGGTGA
Proteins encoded in this window:
- a CDS encoding TrkH family potassium uptake protein, which encodes MRSSTGRTARPPLDIRPRSVAHRTSSWIGDAAKRTPARTAALVFVLAAGVFTALLTMPAAAADGRSTPLHDAMFTAVSAVTVTGLVTVDTATHWSFLGQVIILAAIQTGGLGIVTIALLLARAVSRRLGVKSKVFAQQSIGSSGLGEVGSLLRIVVLTTLAIEAALAVVLVPRFMMVDDTWWEGLWHGVFYSVSAFNNAGFASNVGGLAAYGSDPWILTPIMVGVFVGSFGFPVFLTIITHRFNRVRWTLHTKLTLSVTTILLVVGALIWGVLEWSNDDTVGDMSVGDKVFHSLFASVMMRSGGFALTDTGASHPATLLATDALMFVGGGSASTAGGIKVATIAVLFLAIIAEARGDRHVRVANRTIPDGTLRLAISVTFLGATLVLTATALLMLVTDTPLDRILFEVISAFATCGLSVGLSEELPPFGKYVLSALMVAGRIGPAGLAAALAVRQRNLLYDVPEERPIIG
- the nhaA gene encoding Na+/H+ antiporter NhaA, whose amino-acid sequence is MPSAPAPASSPTPVSRQARPSLWRGLHQTLKQDAVGGVLLLGATVLALVLANSPAAPGYQALREFTFGPEALHLDLSVASWAADGLLAIFFFVVGLELKEEFVLGKLRNPRSAAVPIAAAVGGVVVPAVIFTIINLNAGPDALRGWAIPAATDIAFAVAVIAVVGKFLPPALRTFLLTLAVVDDLLAITIIAVFYTDDLSFLPLGLALIPLALFAIAVQRGIRSWWLLLPLAFATWTLVHAAGIHATVAGVLLGFVVPVVATKRARVRVGTDSDGAPVYEGLAARFADRWSTVSTGVAVPVFAFFSAGVAVGGVSGLVESLTDTIALGVIAGLVLGKAIGITGATFLITRVRGITLDRSIAWIDVLGVSFVAGIGFTVSLLVGELSFGVGTAEDATVKVGVLAGSLLAATIGGIILGRRSAIYRKTTERPTVVEEDAARH
- a CDS encoding SDR family NAD(P)-dependent oxidoreductase, with product MTNLQGAVVLVVGATGGLGSRIADQLESNGAVVARSSRSAGHDLREPSVIREVLETTHTQHGRLDGLVVASGVVAFGAASELETTTVDELFAVNTTSAIQLIAQSQSYLAASAQDGREPFVVTLSGVVAETPVAGLAAYSASKAGLAAFVVAAAREYRRSGIRILDARPGHTGTTLSEHPIAGTAPRFGAALDPDQVAARIVTAIVDGEKDLPSTAF